One window of Nicotiana tomentosiformis chromosome 11, ASM39032v3, whole genome shotgun sequence genomic DNA carries:
- the LOC104089059 gene encoding probable transcription factor At1g44810 — MTTPPRPRKNPSSAANHRRNSPKSSEKPTPITKTISKTPETHRVFTEIEEIQLLKTLLESPNNSEFTSNGNFTETQIAKKLKRLKEKYHKLARSKSLIKTPHDQKIYEIARQIWGRNAAKGKEPVVELNRSCEEEKGVEEEVNLEEFPFLVSEMMSIFGRNEYCKEGLRRLGKEKLKRMNEKWMELRLKEAEVMVNKAKLYHQYLKLVVEDSKGTDNEMN, encoded by the coding sequence ATGACAACCCCACCACGCCCTCGGAAAAACCCCAGCTCCGCCGCGAACCACCGTAGGAACTCCCCTAAATCATCGGAAAAACCAACACCCATCACCAAAACAATCTCAAAAACCCCAGAAACCCACAGAGTCTTCACCGAAATTGAGGAAATTCAACTCCTCAAAACCCTCTTAGAATCCCCAAATAACTCTGAATTCACTTCTAACGGCAATTTCACAGAGACCCAGATCGCCAAAAAGCTGAAAAGACTCAAAGAAAAGTACCACAAGCTCGCTAGGTCCAAATCCCTTATAAAGACCCCACACGATCAAAAGATTTACGAAATAGCCCGCCAGATTTGGGGTCGAAACGCTGCTAAGGGAAAAGAACCAGTGGTAGAATTGAATAGAAGttgtgaagaagaaaaaggagTTGAAGAAGAAGTGAATTTGGAGGAGTTTCCTTTTTTGGTAAGTGAAATGATGAGTATTTTTGGGAGAAATGAGTATTGTAAAGAAGGATTGAGGAGATTGGGAAAGGAGAAGTTGAAGAGAATGAATGAGAAGTGGATGGAGTTGAGATTGAAAGAAGCTGAGGTAATGGTCAACAAGGCTAAGTTGTATCATCAATATTTGAAGTTGGTTGTTGAAGATTCTAAGGGGACTGACAATGAGATGAATTGA
- the LOC104089058 gene encoding cyclin-dependent kinases regulatory subunit 1, whose translation MGQIQYSEKYFDDTYEYRHVVLPPDVAKLLPKNRLLSENEWRAIGVQQSRGWVHYAIHRPEPHIMLFRRPLNYQQQQENQAQQAMLAK comes from the exons ATGGGGCAGATCCAGTATTCTGAGAAGTACTTCGATGACACCTACGAGTATAG GCATGTTGTTCTTCCTCCTGATGTAGCGAAATTGCTACCGAAGAATCGTCTTCTGTCTGAA AATGAGTGGCGTGCAATTGGAGTTCAGCAGAGCAGAGGATGGGTGCACTATGCTATTCATCGACCAGAGCCACACATCATGCTCTTCAGGAGGCCATTGAACTATCAGCAGCAACAAGAGAACCAGGCTCAGCAAGCTATGCTTGCCAAGTGA
- the LOC138901979 gene encoding uncharacterized protein — MEEAMLACRATHRMPSQATPYSLVYGVEAILPLECQIPSLRLSIQEGIIDEENTRLRLAELEALDQKRLESQQSLECYQARLFRAFNKRVCPRSFQVGDQVFAIRKPIITSHKPVGKFSSKWDGPYVVQEAYSSWDYKFVDADGMRIGPMNGKFLKKYYP, encoded by the coding sequence ATGGAAGAAGCTATGTTGGCATGTAGAGCAACTCACCGCATGCCATCACAAGCAACCCCTTATTCACTCGTCTATGGAGTCGAAGCCATCTTGCCACTCGAgtgtcaaataccttcattacgattatctattcaagaagggatcatTGATGAAGAAAATACTCgacttcgattagcagagttggaggctcttgatcAGAAGAGGTTGGAAtctcaacagagtcttgaatgttatcaagctcgattgtttcgcgccttcaataaaagagtttgCCCAAggtcctttcaagtaggagatcaagtcttTGCCATACGAAAACCtattattacttcccataaacctgtagggaagttctcttcaaaatgggatgggccatatgtcgtgCAAGAAGCTTATTCAAGTTGGGATTACAAGTTtgttgatgcagatggcatgagaatcggccctatGAATGGCAAGTTCTTAAAGAAatattatccttga
- the LOC104089057 gene encoding uncharacterized protein codes for MANGSEQGEIVVSSIRTGMKREFAMMLKAQAECGIGIGQRRVTRSQLSSQNSPGNNSNSAKVSAKKRKKESKNGTVGEDLSNSKEFESNGVVKREESVVVLLSEEEEPKSDVVDLDCNSDDEKKSNKMDEEVVGKNEQNRADDSKAETGKMANAYDNFVEAMPEIVPELAVTAQVDGKNEQKDDTKIEMAKTAKADESIIEVMPDIGTELAVTAQSDGKNQQNCGDDSKSETGKTAKANDGFVEAKSESVTELIVTTLVDGKKEQNCGDDGKTEMPKKADDCIVEAKSEITELAVTAQGDGKDEEKVSFEMPTRRFTRSALKAKGEANVSQCDSIKIEEEVHETDSVGTMSAPAKLELKMSKKVALTKIPTKLKDLLDTGLLEGLPVRYIRGTKVRGRPETGLRGEIRGPGILCFCDNCHGTSVVTPNQFELHAGSANKRPPEYIYLENGKTLRDVLIMCKDAPSDELEAAIKNAIGSADAKFYVSACTPVKEFKSNPSEISEASSRSTSSVPVTKLTDRMPSGSGTQSKVHGKLTRKDLRMHKLVFEEDALPDGTALAYYVRGQKLLEGYKKGHGIYCYCCNTEVSPSQFEAHAGCASRRKPYLYIYTSNGVSLHELSIKLSKERRSSAEENDDLCSICADGGDLLCCDNCPRAFHSECVSLPSIPTGTWYCKYCENMFAKERFVEFNANAIAAGRVAGIDAFEQITKRCIRMVEALDTEVSVCVLCRSEDFSKSGFDPRTVIICDQCEKEYHVGCLKEHNIDDLQELPKDKWFCCTDCRRIHFALEKLVSEGELKIPESLFKVLKEKNEGKDSENNSSLDIKWRLLSGKMSSEETRVWLSGAVSIFHDRFDPIADASTSRLDLIPHLVYGRNFKDQDYGGMFCAILLVNSLVVSAGIVRIFGKELAELPLVATSSNCQGQGYFQSLFSCIENLLQSLNVENLVLPSAAEAESIWTNRFGFKKITEEQLKYYRKNYQMMVFSGTSMLQKQVGGS; via the exons ATGGCAAACGGTTCGGAGCAAGGGGAAATTGTGGTTTCGTCGATTAGGACAGGAATGAAGCGTGAGTTTGCGATGATGCTGAAGGCTCAGGCTGAATGTGGCATTGGGATTGGTCAAAGGAGAGTTACTAGGTCACAGTTGAGTTCTCAGAATAGTCCGGGGAATAATAGTAATAGTGCTAAGGTTTCTGCGAAAAAGCGGAAGAAGGAGAGTAAAAATGGAACTGTGGGCGAAGATTTGTCAAATTCGAAGGAATTTGAGAGCAATGGGGTGGTGAAACGGGAAGAAAGTGTGGTTGTTTTGTTGAGTGAAGAGGAGGAGCCAAAGAGTGATGTGGTGGATTTGGATTGTAATAGTGATGATGAGAAGAAAAGTAATAAGATGGATGAAGAAGTTGTTGGTAAAAATGAGCAAAATCGTGCAGATGATAGTAAGGCTGAAACGGGTAAAATGGCAAATGCGTATGATAACTTTGTTGAAGCAATGCCTGAAATTGTTCCTGAGTTAGCTGTTACTGCTCAGGTTGATGGTAAAAATGAGCAAAAAGATGATACTAagattgaaatggctaaaacagcaAAGGCCGACGAGAGCATTATTGAAGTTATGCCTGATATTGGCACTGAATTAGCTGTTACTGCTCAGAGTGATGGTAAAAATCAGCAAAATTGCGGGGATGATAGTAAGAGTGAAACTGGTAAAACCGCGAAGGCCAATGATGGCTTTGTTGAAGCAAAGTCTGAAAGTGTTACTGAattaattgttacaactctggttGATGGTAAAAAAGAGCAAAATTGTGGGGATGATGGTAAGACTGAAATGCCCAAAAAGGCCGATGATTGCATTGTTGAAGCAAAGTCTGAAATTACTGAATTAGCTGTTACTGCTCAGGGTGATGGTAAAGATGAGGAAAAGGTGTCATTTGAGATGCCCACAAGGCGGTTTACTAGGTCTGCTCTGAAAGCGAAAGGGGAAGCAAATGTATCTCAGTGTGATAGCATTAAGATTGAAGAGGAGGTTCATGAAACTGATTCTGTAGGAACTATGTCTGCTCCTGCAAAGTTGGAGTTGAAGATGTCCAAGAAAGTTGCACTAACTAAAATTCCCACAAAGTTGAAGGATCTGCTTGATACAGGTTTACTGGAGGGTTTACCTGTTCGCTACATTCGTGGCACGAAG GTGAGAGGGCGTCCGGAAACAGGACTTCGGGGAGAGATTAGAGGGCCGGGAATACTGTGCTTCTGTGATAACTGTCATGGGACATCT GTTGTTACGCCAAATCAATTTGAGCTGCATGCGGGTAGTGCCAACAAACGTCCACCAGAATACATCTATTTGGAGAATGGAAAAACTCTGAGGGACGTGTTAATTATGTGTAAAGATGCTCCTTCTGATGAACTGGAAGCAGCCATAAAAAATGCCATTGGAAGTGCAGATGCCAAATTTTATGTTTCAGCATGCACGCCCGTAAAGGAGTTTAAATCTAACCCTTCTGAAATTAGTGAAGCTAGTAGCAG GTCCACCTCATCGGTGCCTGTTACAAAGTTGACCGATCGAATGCCTTCTGGCAGTGGAACTCAAAGCAAAGTTCATGGAAAGTTAACTAGAAA GGACCTGCGGATGCACAAACTTGTATTTGAGGAAGATGCACTACCTGATGGAACTGCATTAGCATATTATGTCCGCGGACAG AAATTGCTTGAGGGTTATAAGAAAGGTCATGGAATTTATTGCTACTGTTGCAATACTGAG GTCAGCCCTTCACAGTTTGAAGCTCATGCAGGTTGCGCTTCACGCCGGAAGCC TTATTTGTACATATATACTTCCAATGGGGTGTCTCTGCATGAGTTGTCTATCAAACTTTCAAAAGAACGAAGGTCCTCGGCCGAAGAAAATGATGATCTCTGCTCCATATGCGCTGATGGAGGGGATCTCCTGTGCTGTGACAATTGTCCAAGAGCTTTTCACTCAG AGTGTGTTTCTTTGCCAAGTATTCCCACGGGTACCTGGTATTGTAAATACTGTGAAAATATGTTTGCAAAAGAAAGATTCGTCGAGTTTAATGCCAATGCTATTGCTGCTGGGAGGGTTGCTGGAATTGATGCCTTTGAACAGATAACAAAGCGTTGCATTCGCATGGTGGAAGCTCTAGACACTGAAGTTAGTGTTTGTGTGCTGTGCAG GAGTGAGGATTTCAGCAAATCAGGATTTGACCCACGGACAGTAATTATTTGTGACCAG TGTGAGAAGGAGTATCATGTTGGATGTTTGAAGGAGCACAACATAGATGACTTACAG GAGTTGCCAAAAGATAAATGGTTTTGCTGCACAGACTGTAGGAGAATTCATTTTGCTCTGGAAAAGCTGGTATCAGAAGGCGAACTGAAGATTCCAGAGTCTCTGTTCAAAGTCTTGAAGGAGAAGAACGAAGGAAAAGATTCAGAGAATAACTCCAGTCTGGACATTAAATGGCGGTTGCTGAGTGGGAAAATGTCATCTGAAGAAACTAGGGTCTGGCTATCTGGTGCTGTTTCCATTTTCCAT GATCGATTTGACCCAATTGCTGATGCAAGTACTAGCCGTCTAGATTTGATCCCACACTTGGTCTATGG AAGGAATTTCAAGGACCAAGACTATGGAGGGATGTTCTGCGCAATATTATTGGTCAA TTCTTTGGTTGTTTCTGCTGGCATTGTCCGTATTTTCGGGAAGGAATTAGCAGAACTCCCTTTAGTTGCGACAAGTTCTAATTGTCAAGGACAG GGCTACTTTCAGTCTTTGTTTTCTTGTATTGAAAACCTTCTGCAGTCCCTGAATGTAGAAAACCTTGTACTTCCTTCAGCAGCAGAAGCAGAGTCAATCTGGACAAATAGATTTGGCTTTAAGAAGATCACTGAAGAACAG CTGAAATACTATCGGAAAAATTACCAGATGATGGTTTTTTCTGGAACATCCATGCTGCAGAAGCAGGTTGGGGGTTCTTGA